The proteins below are encoded in one region of Vanessa tameamea isolate UH-Manoa-2023 chromosome Z, ilVanTame1 primary haplotype, whole genome shotgun sequence:
- the LOC113402105 gene encoding collagen alpha-1(I) chain isoform X4: MRPPRVLGPTRLSILVLTLISYANSQTQERLLCKQPGTQNCFLWLFNLEGDRISTNGHITTNIPYNCGLTEKRFISSHGKFFKVRQIEKKTQLKKIFCNKVILVGRFFDWKEVENALDISTRVRRQSFTPRGRYRGQTQSQYLAIDRGNGKDEGRAEALSAADSSRASVSGNSGMGQAQSQSLYDPNCDDCYGKSNHEVENLKRPIGYKPGDIGYAPNSGSSWPTLAQNGGYNPTDGQRYVPGQNIPDELGLVQEPGLHGSNAKPGNRNVQSSGTEPNGPGTLGSNNYRPNGATGNGYYPYGNEGANFRPVPGNNGYLPNGSIDSRLPNRYDPNHGIDDRYRPNDGSGGFGPGRNPDYMGGNPQDLSGLGPNGANEKSNAPSIDSNGFRPSGSHAGGYIPNINAGTNRGPGVDNYNPNQGHRQGDIPTSPGNSVPQVGTYRPGQTPNQITQGESNNPKQVDSNFTPSVGNGVSGGTYPAVRTTGNPVGFGTGQSGTPNINWPIASGPYQVPGGNVYCCVIPNNGITGNMYPNNFEAVKGTPTIPYGTNMPEVSGGTNVPGGQYKPGGHYIPGTTGSTTVPGQFLLGNTGGPLAPGSQYGVNTYPSGQYIPTNTGNNIGIPGGQYVPGSTGDASVPRNQYGPGGTSVPGGQYSQGRSSGPSVPGGQYGPGGSIGSTVPGGQYGPGGNSGPSVPGGQYGPGGSSGSTLPGGQYGPGGSGDSTVPGGRYGPDGSSGPSIPGGQYGPGGSIGSTVPGGQYGPGGSIGPSVPRGQYGPDGSSGPSVPGGQYGPGGSSGPSVPGGQYGPGGSSGSTVPRGQYGPDGSSGPSVPGGQYGPGGSSGPSVPGGQYGPGGSSGSTVPRGQYGPGGSSGSTVPGQYGPGGSSDPSAPGGQYGPGGSSGSTVPGGQYGPGGSSGSTLPGGQYGPGGGSGSTMPGGQYGQGGGSGSTMPGSSYGPGGSGGSTMPGGQYGPGRSSGPSVPGGQYGPGGGSGSTMPGGQYGPGGSSGSTVPGGQYRPGGGSGTTVPGGQYGPGGSSGSTVPGGQYGPGGGSGSTVPGGQYGPIGESSNTMPGGQYGPSGSRGSSVPGGQYIPTDTRGTGQYIPGNQYVPGATGNAGNTLIPGGHYATGGTVSPGGQYGKGNAYPGSGMNQSKTPQGFYNQGVPTGPNTDYNGVPQNYLDPNTVAADGDDSEAEANVAQNINGTTASASSKGGNDKGRAQTSVQGTYTGSGSFQAQAQITGENKEAQSEVSGGKKGASSSASGSGKNNKSQANVQLGSETGSVQTQSQSNGVMHSSNSQVQGSVKGGMADAQARGPGSTSSQAQIGFTPYKDEDKSRHDLQRIPFTGGGMASAQSSGRTGQSQSQLHGTFKYGITYNGAAQSGASLDKDAVFPNRLPFEKIDVFDEKEKNINVDKINMDITETPQSLDYEPPILGSSTLSESSSIKENVEMPTTENVIDESMKNSESRYASHPHTDHHTPDSDNTTYSNGPTLLGSRRSFKTNYGSMPDYEFTTDKDETQPEYDTDVGYEGDGNEASDVEQNEYSNYDEYSRDSPTHQYLQNTNRKGLEVQQTTGGNTQHIILGALKDQNAEIIQRDTERPDENRVYQPGERVPGTGGYTIPVGFTGSVKSVASKDKTYVVGSKDFPSQAQTVTLTPGKGKIKYTHPSTYGKYVKPKNLRSLQSSKENDNNRYVSVSKSVTRALDSDNNIRKQYSHTYYTKSSSCGYFTFTCTMVSSAEGRKKVCKPKMPTNPDGTPIRC; this comes from the exons ATGCGACCACCGCGCGTGCTCGGCCCGACCCGGCTGTCGATACTCGTACTAACTCTCATATCATACGCGAACTCGCAAACTCAG GAGCGTTTGCTGTGCAAGCAGCCAGGCACACAAAACTGCTTTTTGTGGCTATTTAATTTGGAAGGTGATCGAATCAGTACAAATGGCcatataacaacaaatattccTTATAACTGTGGCTTAACCGAGAAACGATTTATTTCTTCTCACGGAAAATTCTTTaag GTCagacaaatagaaaaaaaaacacaattgaaaaaaatattttgcaataaagtGATCTTAGTTGGCCGTTTCTTTGATTGGAAGGAGGTAGAAAACGCATTAGATATTTCAACCAGAGTACGTCGTCAAAGTTTTACTCCCAGAGGAAGATATCGAGGACAAACTCAATCGCAGTATTTGGCAATAGACAGAGGCAATGGCAAAGATGAAGGCCGAGCTGAAGCTCTGTCAGCAGCAGATTCTTCAAGAGCTAGCGTCA GTGGTAATAGCGGCATGGGTCAAGCACAAAGTCAATCATTATACGATCCTAATTGTGACGATTGTTATGGCAAGTCCAATCATGAAGTAGAGAATTTAAAACGTCCTATTGGATATAAGCCTGGAGATATTGGATACGCCCCAAATTCGGGATCTTCATGGCCAACTCTTGCTCAAAATGGTGGTTACAATCCAACTGATGGACAACGGTACGTGCCAGGACAAAATATTCCAGATGAGCTAGGATTAGTACAAGAGCCAGGATTACATGGGTCAAATGCAAAACCGGGTAATAGAAATGTCCAATCTAGCGGAACAGAGCCAAATGGACCAGGTACATTAGGAAGTAATAATTATAGACCAAATGGTGCAACAGGTAATGGATATTATCCATATGGTAATGAAGGTGCAAATTTTAGACCCGTTCCTGGAAATAATGGGTATTTACCTAATGGAAGCATAGATAGTAGGCTACCAAATAGGTATGATCCCAATCATGGTATTGATGATAGATATAGGCCTAATGATGGCTCTGGAGGCTTTGGGCCTGGTAGGAACCCAGATTATATGGGGGGAAATCCGCAAGATTTAAGTGGATTAGGACCTAATGGAGCAAATGAAAAGAGCAACGCTCCTAGCATAGATAGCAATGGTTTTAGACCCAGTGGATCCCATGCAGGTGGGTATATCCCAAATATCAACGCAGGAACGAATAGAGGTCCAGGTGTAGATAATTATAATCCAAATCAAGGTCACCGGCAAGGAGACATTCCAACGAGTCCAGGCAATTCTGTACCTCAAGTTGGTACTTATAGGCCAGGACAGACACCTAATCAAATCACACAAGGCGAATCAAACAATCCTAAACAAGTAGATTCAAATTTTACTCCTAGTGTAGGAAATGGAGTATCGGGTGGTACTTATCCTGCAGTTAGGACAACTGGAAATCCAGTTGGATTCGGAACAGGGCAATCCGGTACACCAAACATAAACTGGCCTATAGCATCAGGACCTTATCAAGTACCCGGGGGAAATGTGTACTGTTGTGTCATTCCAAATAACGGAATAACTGGAAATATGTATCCAAATAATTTTGAAGCTGTGAAAGGAACGCCAACCATTCCATATGGAACTAATATGCCTGAAGTAAGTGGCGGTACCAATGTACCTGGTGGACAATACAAACCTGGTGGTCATTACATACCAGGAACAACTGGTAGTACAACTGTGCCGGGCCAATTTCTACTTGGCAATACCGGGGGCCCTTTAGCACCAGGGAGTCAATATGGCGTGAATACTTATCCAAGTGGACAGTATATACCTACTAATACTGGAAACAATATTGGCATACCAGGAGGACAATATGTACCCGGTAGTACAGGGGATGCCTCtgtgcctagaaatcaatacgGGCCAGGTGGCACTTCTGTGCCGGGAGGACAATATAGTCAAGGTAGGAGCAGTGGTCCTTCGGTCCCGGGAGGACAATATGGACCAGGTGGAAGCATAGGTTCAACGGTGCCAGGAGGTCAATATGGCCCAGGTGGAAACAGTGGTCCTTCCGTTCCGGGAGGACAATATGGACCAGGTGGAAGCAGCGGTTCTACGTTGCCGGGAGGACAATATGGACCAGGTGGAAGCGGCGATTCTACGGTGCCGGGAGGACGATATGGTCCAGATGGAAGCAGTGGTCCTTCGATTCCAGGTGGACAATATGGACCAGGTGGAAGTATCGGCTCTACGGTGCCGGGAGGACAATATGGTCCAGGTGGAAGCATTGGTCCTTCGGTTCCGAGAGGACAATATGGGCCAGATGGAAGCAGTGGTCCTTCGGTTCCGGGAGGACAATATGGTCCAGGTGGAAGCAGTGGCCCTTCGGTTCCGGGAGGACAATATGGACCAGGTGGAAGCAGCGGTTCTACGGTGCCGAGAGGACAATATGGGCCAGATGGAAGCAGTGGTCCTTCGGTTCCGGGAGGACAATATGGTCCAGGTGGAAGCAGTGGCCCTTCGGTTCCGGGAGGACAATATGGACCAGGTGGAAGCAGCGGTTCTACGGTGCCGAGAGGACAATATGGACCAGGTGGAAGCAGCGGTTCTACGGTGCCAGGTCAATATGGACCAGGTGGAAGCAGCGATCCTTCGGCTCCGGGAGGACAATATGGACCAGGTGGAAGCAGTGGTTCTACGGTGCCGGGAGGACAATATGGACCAGGTGGAAGCAGTGGTTCTACGCTGCCGGGAGGACAATATGGTCCAGGTGGAGGCAGTGGTTCTACGATGCCGGGAGGACAATATGGTCAAGGTGGAGGCAGTGGTTCTACGATGCCGGGAAGCTCATATGGACCAGGTGGAAGCGGTGGTTCTACGATGCCGGGAGGACAATATGGTCCAGGTAGAAGCAGTGGTCCTTCGGTTCCGGGAGGACAATATGGACCAG GTGGTGGCAGTGGTTCTACGATGCCGGGAGGACAATACGGTCCAG GTGGAAGCAGTGGTTCTACAGTGCCGGGAGGACAATATAGACCAGGTGGAGGCAGCGGGACTACGGTGCCGGGAGGACAATATGGACCAGGTGGAAGCAGCGGTTCTACGGTGCCGGGAGGACAATATGGTCCAGGTGGAGGCAGTGGTTCTACAGTACCGGGAGGTCAATATGGACCAATTGGAGAAAGCAGCAACACTATGCCGGGAGGGCAATATGGGCCTTCTGGTTCTCGTGGCTCATCTGTACCTGGAGGACAATATATACCTACTGATACGAGAGGTACAGGACAGTATATACCAGGCAATCAGTATGTTCCGGGCGCAACGGGTAATGCTGGAAATACTCTTATACCCGGAGGTCACTACGCAACAGGTGGTACTGTCTCTCCTGGAGGACAATATGGTAAAGGCAACGCCTACCCTGGATCAGGAATGAACCAAAGCAAGACTCCTCAAGGATTTTATAACCAGGGT gttcCAACGGGCCCAAATACCGATTATAATG gaGTTCCACAGAATTATTTGGATCCTAACACAGTCGCCGCTGATGGGGATGACTCAGAAGCTGAAGCTAATGTTGCTCAAAATATAAATGGAACTACGGCAAGCGCATCCTCGAAAGGTGGTAATGACAAGGGTCGAGCGCAAACAAGCGTGCAAGGTACATACACAGGAAGTGGATCTTTTCAAGCACAAGCACAAATTACTGGTGAAAATAAGGAAGCTCAGAGTGAAGTAAGTGGGGGTAAAAAAGGAGCTTCGAGTTCAGCGTCCGGCAGcggcaaaaataataaatcccaAGCAAACGTTCAGTTGGGTTCAGAAACTGGCTCCGTACAAACACAGTCACAAAGCAATGGCGTAATGCATTCATCAAACTCACAAGTACAGGGTAGTGTAAAAGGCGGCATGGCAGATGCACAAGCACGTGGACCAGGAAGTACATCGTCTCAAGCTCAAATTGGCTTTACACCTTACAAAGACGAAGATAAATCTAGACATGATCTTCAACGAATTCCATTTACGGGTGGGGGTATGGCATCAGCACAATCAAGTGGTCGAACTGGTCAATCACAATCACAGCTACACGgtacatttaaatatggaataacgTATAATGGGGCAGCTCAATCAGGAGCAAGTTTAGATAAAGATGCAGTATTTCCTAACAGACTTCCTTTTGAAAAGATCGATGTTTTTGAtgaaaaagagaaaaatataaatgtcgaCAAAATAAACATGGATATCACAGAAACACCGCAATCTTTGGATTATGAACCGCCAATATTAGGATCTTCAACTTTATCTGAATCGTCTTCCATTAAAGAAAACGTTGAAATGCCAACGACAGAAAATGTTATTGATGAATCGATGAAAAATTCTGAAAGCAGGTATGCCAGCCATCCTCACACAGATCATCATACACCGGACTCAGACAACACCACGTATTCAAATGGACCTACATTGTTAGGTAGTAGGAgatcttttaaaacaaattacggATCGATGCCTGACTACGAATTTACCACTGACAAAGACGAAACTCAGCCTGAATATGATACTGATGTAGGTTATGAAGGAGACGGCAATGAAGCTAGTGATGTAGAGCAAAATGAATATTCTAACTATGATGAATATTCAAGAGATTCACCGACGCATCAATATCTTCAAAACACAAATAGAAAAGGACTTGAAGTACAACAAACAACTGGGGGCAACACTCAACACATAATACTAGGAGCTTTAAAGGACCAAAATGCAGAAATAATACAAAGAGATACAGAACGTCCCGACGAAAATAGAGTTTATCAACCAGGTGAACGCGTTCCAGGTACTGGTGGATATACAATACCCGTTGGATTTACTGGTAGTGTTAAATCAGTTGCATCGAAGGACAAGACTTACGTGGTAGGATCAAAAGATTTTCCATCTCAAGCACAAACCGTTACTTTAACTCCAGGGAagggtaaaataaaatatacgcatCCTTCGACTTATGGAAAGTATGTAAAGCCCAAAAACTTAAGGTCGCTGCAGAGTTCGAaggaaaatgataataatagatATGTATCAGTTTCAAAGTCTGTTACTCGAGCTCTTGACAGCGATAATAACATACGCAAACAATATTCACACACCTATTATACAAAGTCATCCTCGTGCGGATACTTTACATTTACGTGTACCATGGTGAGCAGTGCAGAAGGAAGAAAAAAGGTATGCAAGCCAAAGATGCCTACTAACCCCGACGGAACTCCAATAAGatgctaa
- the LOC113402105 gene encoding collagen alpha-1(I) chain isoform X1 translates to MRPPRVLGPTRLSILVLTLISYANSQTQERLLCKQPGTQNCFLWLFNLEGDRISTNGHITTNIPYNCGLTEKRFISSHGKFFKVRQIEKKTQLKKIFCNKVILVGRFFDWKEVENALDISTRVRRQSFTPRGRYRGQTQSQYLAIDRGNGKDEGRAEALSAADSSRASVSGNSGMGQAQSQSLYDPNCDDCYGKSNHEVENLKRPIGYKPGDIGYAPNSGSSWPTLAQNGGYNPTDGQRYVPGQNIPDELGLVQEPGLHGSNAKPGNRNVQSSGTEPNGPGTLGSNNYRPNGATGNGYYPYGNEGANFRPVPGNNGYLPNGSIDSRLPNRYDPNHGIDDRYRPNDGSGGFGPGRNPDYMGGNPQDLSGLGPNGANEKSNAPSIDSNGFRPSGSHAGGYIPNINAGTNRGPGVDNYNPNQGHRQGDIPTSPGNSVPQVGTYRPGQTPNQITQGESNNPKQVDSNFTPSVGNGVSGGTYPAVRTTGNPVGFGTGQSGTPNINWPIASGPYQVPGGNVYCCVIPNNGITGNMYPNNFEAVKGTPTIPYGTNMPEVSGGTNVPGGQYKPGGHYIPGTTGSTTVPGQFLLGNTGGPLAPGSQYGVNTYPSGQYIPTNTGNNIGIPGGQYVPGSTGDASVPRNQYGPGGTSVPGGQYSQGRSSGPSVPGGQYGPGGSIGSTVPGGQYGPGGNSGPSVPGGQYGPGGSSGSTLPGGQYGPGGSGDSTVPGGRYGPDGSSGPSIPGGQYGPGGSIGSTVPGGQYGPGGSIGPSVPRGQYGPDGSSGPSVPGGQYGPGGSSGPSVPGGQYGPGGSSGSTVPRGQYGPDGSSGPSVPGGQYGPGGSSGPSVPGGQYGPGGSSGSTVPRGQYGPGGSSGSTVPGQYGPGGSSDPSAPGGQYGPGGSSGSTVPGGQYGPGGSSGSTLPGGQYGPGGGSGSTMPGGQYGQGGGSGSTMPGSSYGPGGSGGSTMPGGQYGPGRSSGPSVPGGQYGPGGGSGSTMPGGQYGPGGGSGSTMPGSSYGPGGSGGSTVPGGQYGPGGGTGTSVPGGQYGPGGSSGSTVPGGQYRPGGGSGTTVPGGQYGPGGSSGSTVPGGQYGPGGGSGSTVPGGQYGPIGESSNTMPGGQYGPSGSRGSSVPGGQYIPTDTRGTGQYIPGNQYVPGATGNAGNTLIPGGHYATGGTVSPGGQYGKGNAYPGSGMNQSKTPQGFYNQGVPTGPNTDYNGVPQNYLDPNTVAADGDDSEAEANVAQNINGTTASASSKGGNDKGRAQTSVQGTYTGSGSFQAQAQITGENKEAQSEVSGGKKGASSSASGSGKNNKSQANVQLGSETGSVQTQSQSNGVMHSSNSQVQGSVKGGMADAQARGPGSTSSQAQIGFTPYKDEDKSRHDLQRIPFTGGGMASAQSSGRTGQSQSQLHGTFKYGITYNGAAQSGASLDKDAVFPNRLPFEKIDVFDEKEKNINVDKINMDITETPQSLDYEPPILGSSTLSESSSIKENVEMPTTENVIDESMKNSESRYASHPHTDHHTPDSDNTTYSNGPTLLGSRRSFKTNYGSMPDYEFTTDKDETQPEYDTDVGYEGDGNEASDVEQNEYSNYDEYSRDSPTHQYLQNTNRKGLEVQQTTGGNTQHIILGALKDQNAEIIQRDTERPDENRVYQPGERVPGTGGYTIPVGFTGSVKSVASKDKTYVVGSKDFPSQAQTVTLTPGKGKIKYTHPSTYGKYVKPKNLRSLQSSKENDNNRYVSVSKSVTRALDSDNNIRKQYSHTYYTKSSSCGYFTFTCTMVSSAEGRKKVCKPKMPTNPDGTPIRC, encoded by the exons ATGCGACCACCGCGCGTGCTCGGCCCGACCCGGCTGTCGATACTCGTACTAACTCTCATATCATACGCGAACTCGCAAACTCAG GAGCGTTTGCTGTGCAAGCAGCCAGGCACACAAAACTGCTTTTTGTGGCTATTTAATTTGGAAGGTGATCGAATCAGTACAAATGGCcatataacaacaaatattccTTATAACTGTGGCTTAACCGAGAAACGATTTATTTCTTCTCACGGAAAATTCTTTaag GTCagacaaatagaaaaaaaaacacaattgaaaaaaatattttgcaataaagtGATCTTAGTTGGCCGTTTCTTTGATTGGAAGGAGGTAGAAAACGCATTAGATATTTCAACCAGAGTACGTCGTCAAAGTTTTACTCCCAGAGGAAGATATCGAGGACAAACTCAATCGCAGTATTTGGCAATAGACAGAGGCAATGGCAAAGATGAAGGCCGAGCTGAAGCTCTGTCAGCAGCAGATTCTTCAAGAGCTAGCGTCA GTGGTAATAGCGGCATGGGTCAAGCACAAAGTCAATCATTATACGATCCTAATTGTGACGATTGTTATGGCAAGTCCAATCATGAAGTAGAGAATTTAAAACGTCCTATTGGATATAAGCCTGGAGATATTGGATACGCCCCAAATTCGGGATCTTCATGGCCAACTCTTGCTCAAAATGGTGGTTACAATCCAACTGATGGACAACGGTACGTGCCAGGACAAAATATTCCAGATGAGCTAGGATTAGTACAAGAGCCAGGATTACATGGGTCAAATGCAAAACCGGGTAATAGAAATGTCCAATCTAGCGGAACAGAGCCAAATGGACCAGGTACATTAGGAAGTAATAATTATAGACCAAATGGTGCAACAGGTAATGGATATTATCCATATGGTAATGAAGGTGCAAATTTTAGACCCGTTCCTGGAAATAATGGGTATTTACCTAATGGAAGCATAGATAGTAGGCTACCAAATAGGTATGATCCCAATCATGGTATTGATGATAGATATAGGCCTAATGATGGCTCTGGAGGCTTTGGGCCTGGTAGGAACCCAGATTATATGGGGGGAAATCCGCAAGATTTAAGTGGATTAGGACCTAATGGAGCAAATGAAAAGAGCAACGCTCCTAGCATAGATAGCAATGGTTTTAGACCCAGTGGATCCCATGCAGGTGGGTATATCCCAAATATCAACGCAGGAACGAATAGAGGTCCAGGTGTAGATAATTATAATCCAAATCAAGGTCACCGGCAAGGAGACATTCCAACGAGTCCAGGCAATTCTGTACCTCAAGTTGGTACTTATAGGCCAGGACAGACACCTAATCAAATCACACAAGGCGAATCAAACAATCCTAAACAAGTAGATTCAAATTTTACTCCTAGTGTAGGAAATGGAGTATCGGGTGGTACTTATCCTGCAGTTAGGACAACTGGAAATCCAGTTGGATTCGGAACAGGGCAATCCGGTACACCAAACATAAACTGGCCTATAGCATCAGGACCTTATCAAGTACCCGGGGGAAATGTGTACTGTTGTGTCATTCCAAATAACGGAATAACTGGAAATATGTATCCAAATAATTTTGAAGCTGTGAAAGGAACGCCAACCATTCCATATGGAACTAATATGCCTGAAGTAAGTGGCGGTACCAATGTACCTGGTGGACAATACAAACCTGGTGGTCATTACATACCAGGAACAACTGGTAGTACAACTGTGCCGGGCCAATTTCTACTTGGCAATACCGGGGGCCCTTTAGCACCAGGGAGTCAATATGGCGTGAATACTTATCCAAGTGGACAGTATATACCTACTAATACTGGAAACAATATTGGCATACCAGGAGGACAATATGTACCCGGTAGTACAGGGGATGCCTCtgtgcctagaaatcaatacgGGCCAGGTGGCACTTCTGTGCCGGGAGGACAATATAGTCAAGGTAGGAGCAGTGGTCCTTCGGTCCCGGGAGGACAATATGGACCAGGTGGAAGCATAGGTTCAACGGTGCCAGGAGGTCAATATGGCCCAGGTGGAAACAGTGGTCCTTCCGTTCCGGGAGGACAATATGGACCAGGTGGAAGCAGCGGTTCTACGTTGCCGGGAGGACAATATGGACCAGGTGGAAGCGGCGATTCTACGGTGCCGGGAGGACGATATGGTCCAGATGGAAGCAGTGGTCCTTCGATTCCAGGTGGACAATATGGACCAGGTGGAAGTATCGGCTCTACGGTGCCGGGAGGACAATATGGTCCAGGTGGAAGCATTGGTCCTTCGGTTCCGAGAGGACAATATGGGCCAGATGGAAGCAGTGGTCCTTCGGTTCCGGGAGGACAATATGGTCCAGGTGGAAGCAGTGGCCCTTCGGTTCCGGGAGGACAATATGGACCAGGTGGAAGCAGCGGTTCTACGGTGCCGAGAGGACAATATGGGCCAGATGGAAGCAGTGGTCCTTCGGTTCCGGGAGGACAATATGGTCCAGGTGGAAGCAGTGGCCCTTCGGTTCCGGGAGGACAATATGGACCAGGTGGAAGCAGCGGTTCTACGGTGCCGAGAGGACAATATGGACCAGGTGGAAGCAGCGGTTCTACGGTGCCAGGTCAATATGGACCAGGTGGAAGCAGCGATCCTTCGGCTCCGGGAGGACAATATGGACCAGGTGGAAGCAGTGGTTCTACGGTGCCGGGAGGACAATATGGACCAGGTGGAAGCAGTGGTTCTACGCTGCCGGGAGGACAATATGGTCCAGGTGGAGGCAGTGGTTCTACGATGCCGGGAGGACAATATGGTCAAGGTGGAGGCAGTGGTTCTACGATGCCGGGAAGCTCATATGGACCAGGTGGAAGCGGTGGTTCTACGATGCCGGGAGGACAATATGGTCCAGGTAGAAGCAGTGGTCCTTCGGTTCCGGGAGGACAATATGGACCAG GTGGTGGCAGTGGTTCTACGATGCCGGGAGGACAATACGGTCCAGGTGGTGGCAGTGGTTCTACGATGCCGGGAAGCTCATATGGACCAGGTGGAAGTGGCGGTTCTACGGTGCCGGGTGGACAATATGGTCCAGGTGGAGGCACGGGAACTTCAGTTCCGGGAGGACAGTATGGTCCAGGTGGAAGCAGTGGTTCTACAGTGCCGGGAGGACAATATAGACCAGGTGGAGGCAGCGGGACTACGGTGCCGGGAGGACAATATGGACCAGGTGGAAGCAGCGGTTCTACGGTGCCGGGAGGACAATATGGTCCAGGTGGAGGCAGTGGTTCTACAGTACCGGGAGGTCAATATGGACCAATTGGAGAAAGCAGCAACACTATGCCGGGAGGGCAATATGGGCCTTCTGGTTCTCGTGGCTCATCTGTACCTGGAGGACAATATATACCTACTGATACGAGAGGTACAGGACAGTATATACCAGGCAATCAGTATGTTCCGGGCGCAACGGGTAATGCTGGAAATACTCTTATACCCGGAGGTCACTACGCAACAGGTGGTACTGTCTCTCCTGGAGGACAATATGGTAAAGGCAACGCCTACCCTGGATCAGGAATGAACCAAAGCAAGACTCCTCAAGGATTTTATAACCAGGGT gttcCAACGGGCCCAAATACCGATTATAATG gaGTTCCACAGAATTATTTGGATCCTAACACAGTCGCCGCTGATGGGGATGACTCAGAAGCTGAAGCTAATGTTGCTCAAAATATAAATGGAACTACGGCAAGCGCATCCTCGAAAGGTGGTAATGACAAGGGTCGAGCGCAAACAAGCGTGCAAGGTACATACACAGGAAGTGGATCTTTTCAAGCACAAGCACAAATTACTGGTGAAAATAAGGAAGCTCAGAGTGAAGTAAGTGGGGGTAAAAAAGGAGCTTCGAGTTCAGCGTCCGGCAGcggcaaaaataataaatcccaAGCAAACGTTCAGTTGGGTTCAGAAACTGGCTCCGTACAAACACAGTCACAAAGCAATGGCGTAATGCATTCATCAAACTCACAAGTACAGGGTAGTGTAAAAGGCGGCATGGCAGATGCACAAGCACGTGGACCAGGAAGTACATCGTCTCAAGCTCAAATTGGCTTTACACCTTACAAAGACGAAGATAAATCTAGACATGATCTTCAACGAATTCCATTTACGGGTGGGGGTATGGCATCAGCACAATCAAGTGGTCGAACTGGTCAATCACAATCACAGCTACACGgtacatttaaatatggaataacgTATAATGGGGCAGCTCAATCAGGAGCAAGTTTAGATAAAGATGCAGTATTTCCTAACAGACTTCCTTTTGAAAAGATCGATGTTTTTGAtgaaaaagagaaaaatataaatgtcgaCAAAATAAACATGGATATCACAGAAACACCGCAATCTTTGGATTATGAACCGCCAATATTAGGATCTTCAACTTTATCTGAATCGTCTTCCATTAAAGAAAACGTTGAAATGCCAACGACAGAAAATGTTATTGATGAATCGATGAAAAATTCTGAAAGCAGGTATGCCAGCCATCCTCACACAGATCATCATACACCGGACTCAGACAACACCACGTATTCAAATGGACCTACATTGTTAGGTAGTAGGAgatcttttaaaacaaattacggATCGATGCCTGACTACGAATTTACCACTGACAAAGACGAAACTCAGCCTGAATATGATACTGATGTAGGTTATGAAGGAGACGGCAATGAAGCTAGTGATGTAGAGCAAAATGAATATTCTAACTATGATGAATATTCAAGAGATTCACCGACGCATCAATATCTTCAAAACACAAATAGAAAAGGACTTGAAGTACAACAAACAACTGGGGGCAACACTCAACACATAATACTAGGAGCTTTAAAGGACCAAAATGCAGAAATAATACAAAGAGATACAGAACGTCCCGACGAAAATAGAGTTTATCAACCAGGTGAACGCGTTCCAGGTACTGGTGGATATACAATACCCGTTGGATTTACTGGTAGTGTTAAATCAGTTGCATCGAAGGACAAGACTTACGTGGTAGGATCAAAAGATTTTCCATCTCAAGCACAAACCGTTACTTTAACTCCAGGGAagggtaaaataaaatatacgcatCCTTCGACTTATGGAAAGTATGTAAAGCCCAAAAACTTAAGGTCGCTGCAGAGTTCGAaggaaaatgataataatagatATGTATCAGTTTCAAAGTCTGTTACTCGAGCTCTTGACAGCGATAATAACATACGCAAACAATATTCACACACCTATTATACAAAGTCATCCTCGTGCGGATACTTTACATTTACGTGTACCATGGTGAGCAGTGCAGAAGGAAGAAAAAAGGTATGCAAGCCAAAGATGCCTACTAACCCCGACGGAACTCCAATAAGatgctaa